One genomic window of Boudabousia tangfeifanii includes the following:
- the rpsJ gene encoding 30S ribosomal protein S10, with protein sequence MAGQKIRIRLKSYDHEVIDSSARKIVETVQRAGATVVGPVPLPTEKNVYVVVRSPHKYKDSREHFEMRTHKRLIDIIDPTPKAVDSLMRLDLPADVNIEIKL encoded by the coding sequence ATGGCGGGACAAAAAATCCGCATTCGGCTTAAGTCGTATGACCACGAGGTCATCGACTCTTCGGCGCGTAAAATCGTCGAAACTGTGCAGCGAGCTGGTGCCACTGTAGTTGGACCGGTTCCCTTGCCAACTGAAAAGAACGTATATGTTGTCGTTCGTTCGCCGCACAAATACAAGGACAGCCGCGAACACTTCGAGATGCGTACTCACAAGCGTCTCATTGACATTATTGACCCCACGCCGAAGGCTGTTGATTCGCTAATGCGTCTTGACTTGCCTGCCGACGTAAACATCGAGATTAAGCTCTGA
- the rplC gene encoding 50S ribosomal protein L3 has translation MTTNSKQATAPVKALIGRKLGMTQVWNEDGRLVPITVVQVDTNVVTQVRTLDTDGYTAVQLGFGEIDSRKVTKPLAGHFEKAGVTPRRHLVEIRTADAEEYSLGQELTAETFEAGQKVDVSGTTKGKGFAGVMKRHGFAGVSASHGAHRNHRKPGSIGACATPGRVFKGLRMAGRMGGVRRSIQNLTIHAVDAEKGLLLITGALPGPNKGVVVVRTAAKGA, from the coding sequence ATGACTACTAATTCCAAGCAAGCGACTGCGCCCGTCAAGGCGCTAATTGGTCGCAAGCTCGGCATGACTCAGGTGTGGAACGAAGACGGTCGTCTCGTCCCCATCACTGTTGTGCAGGTGGACACCAACGTCGTAACGCAGGTGCGCACCCTAGACACTGATGGCTACACCGCTGTACAGCTGGGCTTTGGCGAAATTGATTCGCGTAAAGTAACTAAGCCGCTAGCCGGTCACTTTGAAAAGGCTGGGGTTACCCCACGCCGCCATTTGGTTGAAATCCGTACTGCCGACGCTGAAGAATACAGCCTCGGTCAGGAACTAACCGCCGAAACCTTTGAAGCTGGTCAGAAAGTTGACGTCAGCGGCACCACCAAGGGTAAGGGTTTCGCTGGTGTTATGAAGCGTCACGGCTTTGCCGGTGTTTCTGCTTCCCACGGTGCTCACCGTAACCACCGCAAGCCTGGTTCGATTGGCGCTTGCGCCACCCCAGGTCGCGTATTCAAGGGCCTGCGCATGGCTGGCCGCATGGGCGGTGTCCGTCGCTCCATTCAAAACCTGACGATCCACGCTGTTGACGCCGAAAAGGGCCTATTGCTCATCACCGGTGCGCTCCCTGGTCCTAACAAGGGTGTCGTCGTGGTCCGTACTGCTGCGAAGGGTGCGTGA
- the rplD gene encoding 50S ribosomal protein L4, translating to MSEMIKVDVKDAAGKVTGSAELPSEIFDVVTNVPLIHQVVVAQLAAARQGTHAVKSRGLVRGGGRKPYRQKGTGNARQGSIRAPHYTGGGIVHGPVPRSYEQRTPKKMKAAALRGALSDRARAGRVHVISEFVKADKPSTKSALEALRNLVGERSALVVCDREDLLTQFSLRNAPEVHLLWSDQLNTYDVLVADDVVFTEQALAAFLGNDKEETE from the coding sequence ATGTCCGAAATGATTAAAGTTGACGTTAAAGACGCTGCAGGTAAAGTAACCGGCTCCGCCGAACTACCCAGCGAAATTTTCGACGTTGTCACCAACGTGCCGTTGATTCACCAGGTTGTTGTTGCTCAGCTAGCAGCAGCTCGCCAGGGTACTCACGCCGTTAAGTCCCGTGGCCTAGTCCGCGGTGGTGGCCGCAAGCCTTACCGCCAGAAGGGTACCGGTAACGCCCGTCAGGGTTCGATCCGCGCTCCTCACTACACCGGTGGTGGCATTGTGCACGGTCCAGTGCCTCGTTCCTACGAACAGCGCACTCCTAAGAAGATGAAGGCTGCTGCTCTACGCGGCGCCCTTTCCGATCGCGCTCGCGCCGGTCGCGTGCACGTTATTTCTGAATTTGTGAAGGCCGATAAGCCCTCGACTAAGTCTGCTTTGGAAGCTTTGCGCAACCTTGTAGGCGAACGTAGCGCTTTGGTTGTTTGCGACCGCGAAGACCTGCTAACCCAGTTCTCGTTGCGCAACGCTCCTGAGGTGCACCTGCTATGGAGCGACCAGCTCAACACCTACGACGTGTTGGTTGCTGACGATGTCGTCTTCACCGAGCAGGCCCTTGCGGCATTCCTCGGTAACGATAAGGAGGAAACCGAATGA
- the rplW gene encoding 50S ribosomal protein L23, which yields MSLENSRNPRDIIIKPVITEKSSPMEDLGKYTFVVDPSANKTEIKIAIEQIFDVKVASVNTMNRPGKVVRSRTGLGKRKDTKRAIVTLREGTIDFGALIG from the coding sequence ATGAGCCTCGAAAACTCGCGCAACCCTCGCGACATCATCATTAAGCCGGTAATCACCGAAAAGTCTTCCCCAATGGAAGATCTCGGCAAGTACACCTTCGTGGTGGACCCTTCGGCTAACAAAACTGAGATCAAGATTGCTATCGAACAGATTTTCGATGTCAAGGTCGCTTCGGTTAACACCATGAACCGTCCTGGCAAGGTAGTCCGTTCCCGCACTGGTCTTGGCAAACGTAAGGACACCAAGCGCGCGATTGTTACGCTGCGTGAAGGTACGATCGACTTCGGCGCGCTGATCGGCTGA
- the rplB gene encoding 50S ribosomal protein L2 — protein MGIRKYKPTTPGRRGSSVADFVEITRTTPEKSLVRPLTKTGGRNNNGRVTSRHRGGGHKRAYRVIDFRRHDKDGVPAKVAHIEYDPNRTARIALLHYVDGDKRYILAPAKLVQGAVIEQGPNADIKPGNNLPLRNIPLGTVIHAVELRPGGGAKIARSAGVSVQLVAKEGRFAQLRMPSGEIRNVDARCRATIGEVGNAEQSNINWGKAGRMRWKGKRPHVRGVVMNPIDHPHGGGEGRTSGGRHPVSPWGQPEGRTRRKNKPSDKMIVRRRRTGKKR, from the coding sequence ATGGGAATCCGTAAGTACAAGCCGACTACGCCGGGCCGTCGTGGCTCGTCGGTCGCAGACTTTGTTGAGATCACCCGCACCACTCCGGAAAAGTCTTTGGTTCGTCCTTTGACCAAGACCGGTGGCCGTAACAACAACGGTCGGGTTACTTCCCGTCACCGTGGTGGTGGCCACAAGCGTGCGTACCGTGTGATCGACTTCCGTCGTCATGACAAAGATGGTGTGCCAGCTAAGGTTGCACACATTGAATACGACCCGAACCGTACTGCACGCATCGCGTTGTTGCACTACGTTGACGGCGACAAGCGCTACATCTTGGCTCCTGCCAAGTTGGTTCAGGGTGCTGTCATCGAACAGGGTCCAAACGCTGACATCAAGCCAGGTAACAACTTGCCATTGCGCAACATCCCATTGGGTACCGTAATCCACGCTGTGGAACTACGTCCTGGTGGCGGTGCTAAGATCGCTCGCTCTGCTGGCGTCTCCGTGCAGCTTGTTGCTAAGGAAGGCCGCTTCGCTCAGTTGCGTATGCCATCCGGCGAAATCCGTAACGTTGATGCTCGTTGCCGCGCCACCATCGGTGAAGTTGGTAACGCTGAACAGTCCAACATCAACTGGGGTAAAGCCGGCCGTATGCGCTGGAAGGGCAAGCGCCCACACGTTCGTGGTGTTGTAATGAACCCGATCGACCACCCACACGGTGGTGGTGAAGGTCGTACCTCAGGTGGTCGTCACCCAGTGAGCCCTTGGGGTCAGCCTGAAGGCCGCACCCGTCGCAAGAATAAGCCAAGCGACAAGATGATTGTCCGTCGCCGCCGTACTGGTAAGAAACGCTGA
- the rpsS gene encoding 30S ribosomal protein S19 encodes MARSLKKGPFVDEHLYKKVDAQNEAGTKNVIKTWSRRSVITPDFLGHTFAVHDGRKHVPVFVTESMVGHKLGEFAPTRTFRSHDKDDRKGRRR; translated from the coding sequence ATGGCACGTAGTCTGAAAAAAGGCCCCTTCGTTGACGAACACCTTTACAAGAAGGTCGACGCACAAAACGAAGCTGGCACAAAGAATGTCATTAAGACCTGGTCTCGTCGTTCGGTAATCACCCCGGACTTCTTGGGCCACACTTTTGCGGTCCACGATGGTCGCAAGCACGTTCCGGTGTTCGTCACCGAATCGATGGTTGGTCACAAGTTGGGCGAATTTGCTCCAACTCGCACCTTCCGTTCACACGATAAGGACGACCGCAAGGGCCGCCGCCGCTGA
- the rplV gene encoding 50S ribosomal protein L22 translates to MEAKAKVRYLRVTPMKARRVVDVVRGKRVQDALNILQFAPQAAATDVRKLVASAAANAKEAAKAAGETHNEADLYIKEAFVDEGPTMKRFRPRAQGRAGRINKRTCHITVVVDSMEANKEGTK, encoded by the coding sequence ATGGAAGCCAAGGCGAAGGTGCGCTACCTGCGCGTCACGCCCATGAAGGCGCGCCGTGTTGTCGACGTCGTCCGCGGTAAGCGGGTACAAGACGCCCTCAACATTCTGCAGTTTGCGCCGCAAGCCGCTGCTACCGACGTTCGTAAGCTCGTCGCATCCGCAGCCGCTAACGCAAAGGAAGCTGCTAAGGCCGCCGGGGAAACCCACAACGAAGCTGACTTGTACATCAAGGAAGCCTTCGTCGACGAAGGTCCGACCATGAAACGATTCCGTCCTCGCGCCCAAGGTCGCGCCGGACGCATCAACAAGCGGACCTGCCACATCACTGTGGTCGTTGATTCAATGGAAGCTAACAAGGAAGGAACCAAGTAA
- the rpsC gene encoding 30S ribosomal protein S3, which produces MGQKVNPTGFRLGITTDHRSHWFADSTQAGQTYADYVAEDVAIRKMLTKGLERSGISRVDIERTRDRVRVDLHTARPGIVIGRRGAEADRLRGQLEKLTGKQVQLNILEVKNPEIDAQLVAQGVAEQLSARVSFRRAMRKAMQSAMSGGAKGIRIQCSGRLGGAEMSRSEFYREGRVPLHTLRANIDYGFFEAHTTFGRIGVKVWIYKGDVTEKEFARMQAEATPRGRRNDRRGQRRNSQRGNNANANANNNAPATEKVTEA; this is translated from the coding sequence ATGGGTCAAAAAGTTAACCCCACTGGGTTCCGTCTCGGTATCACCACTGATCACCGTTCTCACTGGTTCGCAGACTCGACCCAAGCTGGTCAAACTTACGCGGACTACGTAGCTGAGGACGTTGCGATTCGCAAGATGCTCACCAAGGGCCTAGAACGTTCTGGGATCTCCCGTGTTGACATCGAACGCACTCGTGACCGGGTGCGCGTTGACTTGCACACCGCCCGTCCGGGTATTGTGATTGGTCGCCGCGGTGCGGAGGCGGATCGCCTACGTGGACAGTTGGAAAAGCTAACCGGTAAGCAGGTTCAGCTCAACATCCTCGAAGTCAAGAACCCTGAAATCGATGCGCAGCTAGTCGCCCAGGGCGTTGCCGAGCAGCTTTCTGCTCGTGTTTCGTTCCGTCGCGCAATGCGCAAGGCAATGCAGTCGGCAATGTCCGGCGGTGCCAAGGGTATTCGTATCCAGTGTTCTGGTCGTCTCGGTGGCGCAGAAATGTCGCGTTCCGAGTTCTACCGTGAAGGTCGCGTGCCTTTGCACACCCTTCGCGCGAACATTGACTACGGCTTCTTCGAGGCTCACACCACCTTCGGCCGCATTGGCGTGAAGGTCTGGATTTACAAGGGTGACGTCACCGAAAAGGAATTCGCGCGGATGCAGGCAGAAGCCACCCCGCGTGGACGTCGCAACGACCGTCGTGGGCAGCGTCGTAACTCGCAGCGTGGCAACAATGCCAACGCCAATGCGAACAACAACGCTCCCGCTACTGAAAAAGTTACGGAGGCCTGA
- the rplP gene encoding 50S ribosomal protein L16 produces the protein MLIPRRTKFRKQHRPNRHGVAKGGTEIAFGDFGIQALEPAYITNRQIEAARIAMTRHIKRGGKVWITIFPDRPLTKKPAETRMGKGKGSVEWWVANVKPGRILFELGGVPEPLAREAMSRAMHKLPMKTRFVVREGGEA, from the coding sequence GTGCTAATCCCTCGTCGGACTAAGTTCCGTAAACAGCACCGCCCCAACCGCCACGGTGTGGCTAAGGGTGGCACCGAAATTGCATTCGGCGATTTCGGTATCCAGGCGCTCGAGCCCGCTTACATCACTAACCGTCAGATTGAAGCAGCTCGTATCGCAATGACCCGTCACATCAAGCGTGGTGGTAAGGTTTGGATCACAATCTTCCCAGACCGTCCGCTAACCAAGAAGCCTGCTGAAACCCGTATGGGTAAAGGTAAAGGTTCGGTTGAATGGTGGGTCGCAAATGTCAAGCCAGGTCGTATCCTATTCGAACTTGGTGGCGTCCCGGAGCCATTGGCACGCGAAGCTATGTCTCGCGCCATGCACAAGCTCCCAATGAAGACCCGTTTCGTGGTTCGTGAAGGTGGTGAAGCCTGA
- the rpmC gene encoding 50S ribosomal protein L29 → MAKSELSAVELDKMDDDRLREELDKAKTELFNLRFAQAAGMTENVGRIRTVRRDIARIYTIARERELNIRTAPTVK, encoded by the coding sequence ATGGCAAAATCTGAATTGTCAGCAGTTGAACTTGACAAGATGGATGACGACCGTCTTCGTGAAGAACTCGACAAAGCTAAAACTGAACTGTTCAACTTGCGTTTCGCGCAAGCTGCAGGCATGACCGAAAACGTCGGTCGTATCCGCACGGTTCGCCGTGATATTGCTCGCATTTACACCATTGCGCGTGAACGCGAGCTGAACATCCGTACCGCCCCGACTGTGAAGTGA
- the rpsQ gene encoding 30S ribosomal protein S17: MSENTAPQRNERKVRRGYVVSDKMDKTVVVEYVDRVKHPLYGKVVRRTAKLKVHDEGNIAKVGDLVRVMETRPLSATKRWRLVEILEKAK, translated from the coding sequence ATGAGCGAAAATACCGCCCCTCAGCGCAATGAGCGCAAGGTTCGCCGCGGCTACGTCGTGAGCGACAAAATGGACAAAACCGTGGTCGTCGAATATGTCGATCGCGTAAAGCACCCTCTTTACGGTAAAGTTGTTCGTCGAACCGCTAAACTAAAGGTTCACGACGAAGGCAATATCGCAAAAGTTGGCGATCTCGTCCGCGTCATGGAGACTCGTCCATTGTCAGCCACTAAGCGCTGGCGTTTGGTCGAAATCCTTGAGAAGGCTAAGTAA
- the rplN gene encoding 50S ribosomal protein L14: protein MIQQESRLKVADNTGAKEILCIRVLGGSGRRYAGIGDTIVATVKDAIPGGNVKKGDVVKAVIVRTRKERRRPDGSYIRFDENAAVILKNDGEPRGTRIFGPVGRELRDKKFMRIVSLAPEVL from the coding sequence ATGATCCAACAGGAGTCGCGACTAAAAGTTGCTGACAACACGGGCGCTAAGGAAATCCTTTGCATCCGCGTTCTCGGCGGCTCGGGTCGGCGTTATGCAGGAATCGGCGATACTATCGTCGCTACCGTTAAAGACGCCATTCCCGGCGGCAATGTTAAAAAGGGAGACGTTGTGAAGGCGGTGATCGTGCGTACCCGCAAGGAACGCCGCCGTCCAGACGGTTCCTACATCCGTTTCGATGAAAATGCAGCTGTCATCTTGAAAAACGATGGCGAGCCTCGTGGTACACGTATCTTCGGCCCAGTAGGGCGCGAACTACGTGACAAGAAGTTCATGCGTATCGTCTCGTTGGCACCGGAGGTGTTGTGA
- the rplX gene encoding 50S ribosomal protein L24 yields MGAKIKKGDLVEVITGRTADQKKIDARNKTRAEKGKAPLAPGDKGKQGVVIEVLRDSDRVIVEGVNVRTYHVRQGQSAQGQVTGGIEHREAPIHVSNVALVDPDTKKPVRVGFKEVEVERDGRVRTQRVRVARNGDKPGKEL; encoded by the coding sequence ATGGGAGCTAAAATCAAAAAAGGCGACCTCGTCGAGGTAATCACTGGCCGCACTGCGGACCAGAAGAAGATCGACGCTCGCAACAAGACCCGCGCCGAAAAAGGCAAGGCACCGCTAGCCCCTGGTGACAAGGGCAAGCAGGGCGTGGTAATTGAGGTTCTACGCGACAGCGACCGCGTGATCGTGGAAGGCGTCAACGTACGCACCTACCACGTTCGCCAGGGACAGTCCGCTCAGGGCCAGGTTACCGGTGGCATTGAACACCGCGAAGCACCAATCCACGTTTCCAACGTTGCTTTGGTTGACCCAGACACCAAGAAACCGGTTCGGGTTGGCTTTAAGGAAGTTGAAGTTGAACGTGATGGCCGCGTCCGTACCCAGCGTGTCCGCGTGGCACGTAACGGTGACAAGCCAGGTAAGGAGCTCTGA
- the rplE gene encoding 50S ribosomal protein L5 — protein sequence MAENTPRLKAKYEETIVPELLKEFAHSNPMQVGGLKKIVVNMGVGDAARDSKVMEGAIRDLTAITGQKPQVTKARKSIAQFKLREGQPIGAHVTLRGARMWEFLDRLLSTALPRIRDFRGLNPKQFDGNGNYTFGLTEQSMFHEIDPDTIDRVRGMDITVVTSAKTDDEGLALLRKLGFPFKEN from the coding sequence ATGGCTGAGAACACTCCTCGCCTAAAGGCGAAATACGAAGAAACCATTGTTCCCGAACTGCTTAAAGAGTTCGCACACTCCAACCCCATGCAGGTTGGCGGTCTCAAGAAGATCGTCGTAAACATGGGTGTTGGCGATGCTGCGCGTGACTCTAAGGTGATGGAAGGTGCGATCCGCGATCTCACCGCAATCACCGGCCAGAAGCCGCAGGTCACCAAGGCTCGTAAGTCCATCGCTCAGTTCAAACTGCGTGAAGGCCAGCCGATTGGCGCACACGTCACCCTTCGTGGTGCACGTATGTGGGAATTCCTCGACCGCTTGCTATCAACCGCGTTGCCGCGTATCCGCGACTTCCGTGGTTTGAACCCCAAGCAGTTTGACGGTAATGGTAACTACACCTTCGGTTTAACCGAACAATCGATGTTCCACGAGATCGACCCTGACACGATCGACCGCGTACGCGGCATGGACATCACTGTAGTGACGTCAGCAAAGACCGACGACGAAGGCCTTGCGCTATTGCGCAAACTGGGCTTCCCTTTCAAGGAGAACTAA
- a CDS encoding type Z 30S ribosomal protein S14 has product MAKTSLKVKAARKPKFAVRAYTRCNRCGRPRSVYRKFGLCRICLRELALAGELPGVTKSSW; this is encoded by the coding sequence ATGGCTAAGACATCTCTCAAAGTAAAGGCCGCCCGCAAGCCTAAGTTTGCGGTTCGCGCCTACACCCGGTGTAACCGGTGCGGTCGTCCGCGGTCGGTATACCGTAAATTCGGCTTGTGCCGTATCTGCCTGCGTGAGCTCGCCCTAGCTGGTGAACTCCCTGGTGTCACAAAGAGCAGCTGGTAA
- the rpsH gene encoding 30S ribosomal protein S8, whose translation MSMTDPIADMLTRLRNANSAQHESVSMPHSKLKAAIAQILEAEGYILGSEVEDARVGKTLTLKLKYGKNRERAISGLKRVSKPGLRKYAKSTDLPKVMGGLGVAILSTSSGLLTDREAANKGVGGEVLAYIW comes from the coding sequence ATGTCAATGACAGATCCGATCGCAGACATGCTGACACGTCTGCGTAACGCTAACTCGGCACAGCACGAGTCGGTTTCCATGCCGCACTCGAAGCTGAAGGCTGCCATCGCGCAGATCCTCGAAGCCGAGGGTTATATTCTAGGTTCTGAGGTTGAGGACGCCCGCGTAGGCAAGACCTTGACTCTCAAACTCAAGTACGGAAAGAATCGCGAACGCGCCATCTCCGGTTTGAAGCGTGTCTCCAAGCCAGGTTTGCGTAAGTACGCGAAGTCGACCGATCTGCCCAAGGTTATGGGTGGCCTAGGTGTGGCAATTTTGTCCACCTCCTCTGGCCTACTCACTGACCGCGAGGCAGCTAACAAGGGTGTTGGTGGGGAAGTCCTCGCCTACATCTGGTAA
- the rplF gene encoding 50S ribosomal protein L6, producing MSRIGKLPVTIPAGVEVKLNGSELTVKGPKGQLVHNIPEPIEVSIEGNELTVKRPNDERKSRSLHGLTRTLIANMVTGVTEGFSKKLEIVGTGYRVVAKGKNLEFALGFSHPVPVEAPEGIEFTVEGPTKLTVSGIDKQQVGEVAANIRKIRKPEPYKGKGVRYAGEQVRRKVGKAGK from the coding sequence ATGTCTCGTATTGGCAAACTTCCGGTCACCATTCCGGCAGGTGTTGAGGTTAAGCTCAACGGCTCAGAACTCACTGTTAAAGGCCCTAAGGGCCAGCTCGTTCACAACATTCCGGAACCAATTGAGGTTTCGATTGAAGGTAACGAACTGACCGTTAAGCGCCCGAATGACGAACGTAAGTCGCGTTCGCTTCACGGCCTAACCCGCACCCTCATTGCAAACATGGTTACCGGCGTGACCGAAGGCTTCTCCAAGAAGCTCGAAATCGTTGGTACCGGTTACCGTGTTGTTGCTAAGGGTAAGAACCTAGAGTTCGCTCTTGGTTTCTCGCACCCAGTGCCGGTTGAAGCTCCGGAAGGCATCGAATTCACTGTCGAAGGCCCAACCAAGCTCACCGTCTCTGGTATCGATAAGCAGCAGGTTGGCGAAGTCGCGGCGAACATTCGCAAGATTCGTAAGCCCGAACCTTACAAGGGTAAGGGTGTTCGCTACGCTGGCGAACAGGTCCGCCGCAAGGTCGGAAAGGCAGGTAAGTAA
- the rplR gene encoding 50S ribosomal protein L18 has protein sequence MAYTVKGKGKAIARLRRHQRVRKNVFGTAERPRLVVRRSNRHMVAQVIDDVKGHTLAAASTLDKDFAGAEMNKTEQARKVGELIAQRAKDAGVEAVVFDRGGNKYHGRVAAVADGAREAGLSL, from the coding sequence ATGGCTTACACCGTTAAAGGTAAAGGTAAGGCAATTGCTCGGCTGCGTCGTCACCAGCGTGTGCGCAAGAATGTCTTTGGGACCGCTGAACGTCCACGCCTAGTCGTACGTCGTTCAAACCGTCACATGGTAGCCCAGGTTATCGATGACGTTAAGGGTCACACTTTGGCTGCAGCATCCACCCTTGATAAGGATTTTGCTGGCGCCGAAATGAACAAGACTGAACAGGCTCGCAAGGTCGGAGAACTCATCGCACAGCGCGCTAAGGACGCTGGTGTTGAAGCAGTTGTATTCGACCGTGGCGGCAACAAGTACCATGGCCGCGTCGCGGCCGTCGCAGACGGGGCCCGCGAAGCCGGGCTAAGCCTGTGA
- the rpsE gene encoding 30S ribosomal protein S5 — translation MAAQQRDRNGQSTENRDTERRERRGRREERRGNKGREEKNQYIERVVTINRVSKVVKGGRRFSFTALVVVGDGEGTVGVGYGKAKEVPAAIAKGVEEAKKNFFRVPMIRRTITHVSQGEDAAGIVLLRPAAPGTGVIAGGPVRAVLDCAGVHDVLSKSLGSSNAINIVHATVKALKQLEQPEAVAARRGLPLERVAPAGMLRARAEGQAEQKAAAEKAEAEAAAAGVSE, via the coding sequence ATGGCTGCACAGCAGCGAGACAGGAACGGCCAGTCCACCGAAAATCGCGACACAGAGCGTCGCGAGCGTCGGGGACGCCGAGAAGAACGTCGTGGCAACAAGGGCCGCGAAGAAAAGAACCAGTACATCGAACGTGTTGTCACCATCAACCGCGTTTCGAAGGTGGTAAAGGGTGGACGTCGTTTCTCCTTCACCGCACTCGTAGTCGTAGGCGATGGCGAAGGCACCGTAGGTGTTGGCTATGGTAAGGCCAAGGAAGTACCAGCAGCAATCGCCAAGGGCGTTGAAGAAGCAAAGAAGAACTTCTTCCGCGTTCCAATGATTCGCCGCACCATTACTCACGTCTCCCAGGGTGAAGACGCAGCAGGTATCGTTCTGCTCCGTCCTGCAGCTCCTGGTACCGGTGTTATCGCCGGTGGTCCGGTCCGTGCAGTCCTAGACTGCGCCGGTGTCCACGACGTTTTGAGTAAGTCCTTGGGCTCCTCCAATGCTATTAACATTGTTCACGCAACCGTTAAGGCATTGAAACAGCTAGAACAGCCAGAAGCAGTGGCCGCACGTCGTGGCCTACCGCTCGAACGCGTTGCCCCAGCCGGCATGCTTCGTGCGCGTGCTGAAGGTCAAGCCGAACAGAAAGCTGCAGCCGAAAAGGCTGAAGCTGAAGCCGCTGCTGCGGGGGTGAGTGAGTGA
- the rpmD gene encoding 50S ribosomal protein L30 translates to MANVKITRVRGDVGSKQYQRDTMRTLGLRKIGQSTVREDGPQLRGYLRTVAHLVKVEEVD, encoded by the coding sequence ATGGCAAACGTCAAGATTACTCGTGTCCGCGGTGACGTCGGTTCCAAGCAGTACCAGCGCGATACTATGCGCACCCTAGGTCTGCGTAAGATCGGCCAATCCACCGTCCGCGAAGATGGTCCTCAGCTACGTGGTTACCTACGTACTGTGGCCCACCTCGTTAAAGTTGAGGAGGTCGACTGA
- the rplO gene encoding 50S ribosomal protein L15, translating to MAKSTEKAEEKVQVLRVHHLRPAPGAKKAKMRVGRGEGSKGKTAGRGTKGTKARYQVPLGFEGGQMPMHMRLPKLRGFKNPFRTEYQVVNLDKLSSVFPEGGKLGVEELVAAGLVRKGSLVKVLGTGEVSAKFELTVDAWSASAKTKIEAAGGSLNLR from the coding sequence ATGGCTAAGAGCACTGAAAAAGCTGAAGAAAAAGTACAGGTTCTGCGAGTACACCACTTGCGTCCTGCACCAGGCGCCAAGAAAGCAAAAATGCGTGTTGGCCGTGGTGAAGGCTCCAAGGGTAAGACCGCAGGTCGTGGTACTAAGGGCACCAAGGCACGGTACCAGGTACCTCTCGGTTTCGAGGGTGGCCAGATGCCGATGCACATGCGTCTGCCCAAGCTCCGCGGTTTCAAGAACCCATTCCGTACCGAATACCAGGTTGTTAACCTCGATAAGCTATCGAGCGTCTTCCCTGAAGGTGGCAAGCTAGGCGTCGAAGAACTCGTCGCTGCTGGTCTAGTCCGTAAGGGCTCCTTGGTTAAGGTCCTCGGCACCGGTGAAGTTTCGGCTAAGTTCGAACTCACTGTCGATGCTTGGTCTGCATCTGCAAAGACCAAGATCGAAGCCGCTGGTGGGTCTTTGAACCTACGCTAA